A section of the Clostridium felsineum DSM 794 genome encodes:
- a CDS encoding Rpn family recombination-promoting nuclease/putative transposase, which produces MCRLNPKVDFAFKKLFGSEENKDILIAFINSIIDENEQIKDIILKNPYNIADYRNGKMTILDIKAVDDKEVWYDIEMQISQQDFFDKRALYYWSKVYSSQIESGEYYEKLRKTISINILDFNYLKDKEFHNKFKIYNTRTLKEFSNIFEMHFIELNKFNKEYKELKTSLDRWIAFLSRAYELDKDSIPSELSEDEKVKKAIEKLDIMYLSKEEREVYENDLRALMDYKAQIKTAERNGIKEGEKNKEILVVKNLVDMGMDDDFIAKASGLDKYEIEEIKKLIDK; this is translated from the coding sequence ATGTGTAGGCTAAACCCAAAAGTTGACTTTGCATTTAAGAAGCTTTTTGGCAGTGAAGAAAATAAGGATATATTAATAGCATTTATAAATTCTATAATAGATGAAAATGAGCAAATAAAAGACATAATATTAAAGAATCCATATAACATAGCAGACTATAGAAACGGGAAAATGACGATTTTAGATATAAAAGCGGTGGATGATAAAGAAGTATGGTATGACATAGAAATGCAGATATCACAGCAGGATTTCTTTGATAAAAGAGCATTATATTATTGGTCGAAAGTGTACTCCAGTCAAATAGAAAGTGGAGAATATTACGAGAAATTAAGGAAAACTATATCAATAAACATACTAGATTTTAATTATTTGAAGGATAAAGAATTTCACAATAAGTTTAAAATATATAACACGAGAACTCTAAAAGAGTTTTCGAATATATTTGAAATGCATTTTATAGAATTAAATAAATTTAATAAAGAGTATAAAGAATTGAAAACGAGTTTAGATAGATGGATAGCATTTTTAAGTAGAGCATATGAACTTGATAAAGATAGCATACCGTCAGAGCTTTCAGAAGATGAAAAAGTAAAAAAAGCAATAGAAAAGCTAGATATAATGTATTTGAGTAAGGAAGAAAGAGAAGTTTATGAAAATGATCTAAGGGCATTGATGGATTACAAGGCTCAGATAAAAACAGCTGAGAGAAATGGAATAAAAGAAGGAGAGAAAAATAAAGAAATTTTGGTTGTAAAGAATCTAGTAGATATGGGAATGGATGATGATTTTATAGCTAAAGCATCTGGTTTAGATAAATATGAAATTGAAGAAATTAAAAAATTAATAGATAAATAG